Proteins found in one Strigops habroptila isolate Jane chromosome W, bStrHab1.2.pri, whole genome shotgun sequence genomic segment:
- the LOC115619044 gene encoding LOW QUALITY PROTEIN: sal-like protein 1 (The sequence of the model RefSeq protein was modified relative to this genomic sequence to represent the inferred CDS: inserted 2 bases in 1 codon): MSRRKQAKPQHFQSDTDLALLSQRNGDTEKGQANRTTKEDTLVCGRCCAEFFELSDLLQHKKNCTKNQLVLIVNENPASPSETFPPSSPSDNPDEQMNDTVNTDQLDCSDLSEHNKLDRKESMDVEASSINNSSSSSKSVNNSITSSNSSTMGTSAVTTSLPHIGDLTTLGNFSVINSNVIIENLQSTKVAVAQLSQEARCNGALNSKLAVPALMEQLLALQQQQIHQLQLIEQIHHQILLLASQNTDMSTSSSPSRGTLQTAANPLSTLSSHLSQQLAAAAGLAQSLASQSASISGVKQLPPIQLPQSNPGNTPVPSSSGSSPNINILAAAVTTPSSEKVASSIGGSQLNNSPVSASSSPAFAISSLLSPASNPLLPQPTPSNSVFSSPLSNIGTPAEDLNSLTALAQQRKCKPPNVTAFEAKSNSEAFFKHKCRFCAKVFGSDSALQIHLRSHTGERPFKCNICGNRFSTKGNLKVHFQRHKEKHPHIQMNPYPVPEHLDNIPTSTGIPYGMSIPPEKPVMGWLDSKPVLSTLMTSVGLPLPPTIPSLTPFIKTEEPQLIPISHPSASPPCSVKSDPGTADPTSKLSNGLLDEVEAGALPTSNGKMEENPQNTSAITNITSSVSSPAADLGSGSVATFTNPLMPLMSEQFKAKFPFGELLDSMPASETSKLQQLVENIDRKATDPNECIICHRVLSCQSALKMHYRTHTGERPFKCKICGRAFTTKGNLKTHYSVHRAMPPLRVQHSCPICQKKFTNTVVLQQHIRMHMGGQTPNTPVTENYPESMESDTGSFDDKNVDDIDNFSDENMEDCPESSVPDIPKFVDASQDSLSSSPLPLEMSSIAALENQMKMINAGLAEQLQANLKSVENGSVEGDILTNDLSSVGGDMESQSAGSPAVSESTSSMQALSPSNSTNDYHKSPSIEEKPVRALPSKFANSLSPTPANSGALDLTSSNTDKIIKEESLSMLFPFKDRGKFKNTTCDICGKTFACQSALDIHYRSHTKERPFICTVCNRGFSTKGNLKQHMLTHQMRDLPSQLFEPNSSIGPNQNSSVMPANSLSSLIKTEVNGFVHSSPQDSKEAPSGLVASGPLSSSATSPVLLPALPRRTPKQHYCNTCGKTFSSSSALQIHERTHTGEKPFACTICRRAFTTKGNLKVHMGTHMWNSTPARRGRRLSVDGPMTFLGGNPVKFPEMFQKDLAAQSGNRDLSSFWNQYAAALXLVMKTNEISVIQNGGIPPVPEGLGNGGSSPFSGLMGSLEKLQNSEPNTPLGGLEKTASNENGTNFRFTCFMEDNKEIVTN, encoded by the exons ATGTCGAGGAGGAAGCAGGCGAAGCCTCAGCATTTCCAATCCGACACCGATCTGGCCTTGTTATCCCAGCGAAATG GAGACACAGAAAAGGGTCAAGCAAATCGAACCACTAAGGAGGACACCCTTGTCTGTGGCAGATGCTGTGCTGAGTTCTTTGAATTATCAGATCTCCTGCAACACAAGAAGAATTGTACTAAAAATCAATTAGTTTTAATTGTGAATGAAAATCCAGCTTCTCCTTCTGAAACCTTCCCTCCTAGTTCCCCTTCTGATAATCCTGATGAACAGATGAATGACACAGTTAACACAGACCAACTAGACTGCAGTGACCTTTCAGAGCATAACAAACTTGACAGGAAAGAATCCATGGATGTGGAGGCTTCCAGCATTAACAATAGCAGTAGCAGTTCCAAGAGTGTCAACAATAGTATTACAAGCAGTAACAGCTCCACCATGGGTACCTCAGCTGTAACAACCTCTCTACCTCACATAGGGGATCTGACAACGTTAGGCAACTTTTCAGTGATAAATAGTAACGTAATAATTGAAAACCTTCAGAGTACTAAAGTGGCAGTAGCACAGTTATCACAGGAAGCGAGATGTAATGGTGCATTGAACAGTAAGCTTGCTGTACCTGCCCTGATGGAGCAACTGTTGGcgttacagcagcagcagatccatCAGTTGCAACTGATTGAACAAATTCATCACCAAATATTATTGTTGGCTTCCCAAAACACAGACATGTCAACATCTTCTAGCCCTTCTCGAGGTACTTTACAAACAGCTGCCAACCCCTTGTCCACATTAAGTTCCCATTTATcccagcagctggctgcagcagctggattAGCACAAAGCCTTGCTAGTCAATCTGCCAGCATCAGTGGTGTGAAACAGCTACCCCCTATACAACTACCTCAGAGCAACCCTGGCAACACTCCAGTTCCATCCAGTAGTGGCTCTTCTCCAAATATTAACATATTGGCAGCAGCAGTTACAACACCATCCTCAGAAAAAGTGGCTTCAAGTATTGGTGGCTCACAGCTCAACAACTCACCAGTATCAGCATCATCTTCACCAGCTTTTGCAATAAGCAGTTTATTAAGTCCTGCATCTAATCCACTTCTACCTCAACCCACCCCTAGTAACTCTGTTTTCTCCAGTCCCCTGTCCAATATTGGAACACCTGCAGAGGATTTAAACTCCTTGACTGCCTTggcacagcaaagaaaatgcaagccACCAAATGTAACTGCTTTTGAAGCAAAAAGTAATTCAGAGGCGTTCTTTAAGCATAAATGCAGGTTCTGTGCTAAAGTGTTTGGGAGTGACAGTGCCTTGCAGATTCATTTACGTTCTCACACAGGCGAGAGGCCGTTTAAATGCAACATATGTGGAAACAGGTTCTCCACAAAGGGAAACTTAAAGGTCCACTTTCAGCGtcacaaagaaaaacaccctCATATTCAAATGAATCCATACCCAGTGCCAGAGCATTTGGACAATATTCCTACAAGCACAGGTATTCCTTATGGGATGTCTATACCGCCAGAGAAACCTGTCATGGGCTGGCTGGACAGCAAGCCGGTCCTTTCCACCCTAATGACTTCTGTTGGCCTGCCACTCCCACCAACAATTCCAAGCCTGACCCCATTCATCAAAACTGAGGAGCCTCAGCTGATTCCCATTAGCCATCCTTCTGCTAGCCCTCCCTGCTCTGTCAAGAGTGACCCGGGAACAGCTGATCCTACATCAAAACTTTCCAATGGACTTCTTGATGAGGTAGAGGCTGGTGCTTTGCCTACCtcaaatggaaaaatggaagaaaaccctCAAAACACAAGCGCCATCACTAACATCACCAGCTCTGTGAGCTCACCAGCAGCAGACTTGGGCTCCGGCAGTGTCGCCACTTTTACAAATCCACTGATGCCTTTAATGTCAGAGCAATTTAAGGCAAAGTTTCCATTTGGAGAACTGTTGGATTCAATGCCAGCATCTGAAACATCAAAATTGCAGCAACTGGTAGAAAACATTGACAGAAAGGCAACTGATCCTAACGAGTGTATCATTTGCCACCGAGTTCTCAGTTGCCAGAGTGCACTGAAAATGCATTATCGCACACATACTGGTGAGAGGCCATTTAAGTGTAAAATCTGTGGTCGTGCTTTCACTACTAAAGGCAACTTAAAGACTCATTACAGTGTCCACCGTGCCATGCCCCCGCTGAGAGTACAACATTCATGCCCGATCTGCCAGAAGAAATTCACCAACACCGTTGTGCTACAGCAGCATATCCGAATGCACATGGGAGGGCAGACCCCCAACACCCCAGTGACAGAAAACTATCCTGAGTCAATGGAATCAGATACAGGATCTTTTGATGATAAGAATGTTGATGACATAGACAACTTCTCGGATGAGAACATGGAAGACTGTCCTGAAAGCAGCGTACCAGATATACCTAAATTTGTGGATGCATCACAAGACAGCCTGtcttcttcccctctgcccctGGAAATGTCAAGTattgctgctttggaaaatcaGATGAAGATGATCAATGCAGGACTTGCTGAACAACTTCAGGCAAACTTAAAGTCAGTTGAAAATGGGTCAGTGGAAGGGGATATTTTGACTAATGATTTGTCATCTGTCGGTGGTGATATGGAAAGCCAAAGTGCTGGAAGCCCTGCTGTCTCAGAGTCTACCTCTTCCATGCAGGCCTTGTCCCCATCTAACAGCACTAATGATTACCACAAGTCACCAAGTATTGAAGAGAAACCAGTAAGAGCTTTACCaagcaagtttgccaacagTTTGTCTCCAACCCCTGCTAACAGTGGTGCTTTGGACTTGACATCCAGTAACACTgataaaattattaaagaagAGTCTCTGAGTATGCTCTTCCCTTTCAAAGATAGAGGTAAATTTAAAAACACCACATGTGACATTTGTGGCAAAACATTTGCTTGTCAGAGTGCCTTGGACATTCATTACAGAAGTCATACCAAAGAGAGACCATTTATTTGCACAGTTTGCAATCGTGGCTTTTCCACAAAGGGTAATTTGAAGCAGCATATGTTGACACATCAAATGCGAGATCTACCATCACAACTTTTTGAGCCCAATTCCAGTATCGGCCCTAATCAGAACTCTTCAGTTATGCCTGCTAATTCCCTGTCATCGCTCATAAAGACTGAGGTTAACGGCTTTGTGCACAGCTCTCCTCAGGATAGCAAAGAAGCACCCTCTGGTCTTGTTGCTTCGGGGCCGCTGTCCTCCTCTGCCACGTCCCCTGTCCTACTTCCTGCCCTCCCCCGAAGAACCCCCAAACAGCACTACTGCAACACATgtgggaaaacattttcttcctccagcgCGCTGCAGATCCACGAAAGGACACACACTGGTGAGAAACCTTTTGCCTGCACTATATGCAGAAGAGCATTCACAACAAAAGGCAATCTGAAG gtTCACATGGGCACTCACATGTGGAACAGTACTCCCGCAAGACGAGGCAGACGACTTTCCGTAGATGGCCCCATGACATTTCTAGGAGGCAATCCTGTAAAGTTCccagaaatgtttcagaaggatttggctGCACAGTCAGGGAATAGAGACCTCTCCAGCTTCTGGAACCAGTATGCAGCAGCACT ATTGGTCATGAAGACCAATGAGATCTCTGTCATCCAGAATGGCGGCATCCCTCCGGTGCCGGAGGGCCTGGGGAATGGTGGCAGCTCTCCCTTCAGTGGCTTGATGGGAAGCCTGGAGAAGCTCCAGAATTCAGAACCCAACACACCTCTAGGTGGTCTGGAGAAAACGGCAAGCAATGAAAATGGGACAAACTTCCGTTTTACGTGTTTCATGGAAGATAACAAAGAAATTGTAACAAATTAG